Sequence from the Bubalus kerabau isolate K-KA32 ecotype Philippines breed swamp buffalo chromosome 17, PCC_UOA_SB_1v2, whole genome shotgun sequence genome:
TGCAGGCTGACAGCTGGCTCAGCTTCCCTGGCTCAGGCCTCCTGCCCAGTCTTTCCCTTCTACCTCCTCCTCCTGTTTGTAAAGCTTGAGGGGATTGCTCGTCGCCCAGCTAACCcagcatcatctcccagagctgagGTTTTTAAAGCCAGCTGATGAATGGACTACGTGTCACCCGCAAAATCGCCTGCCAGCAGACCCTCTGTGACTGACGGGAGACCTGACCGCTTCAGAGTCCGCCCGTTAGCGTGGTTAGCTTGGGGGTTGTCTTTGGCCAGCTCCTGATCTAGGCCGGTATCTGGCCCATGGCGGGTGCTCAAAAAGTTTTTGTTGAAAGAATGAGTGAGGGAAGCTTTGTTTGCAGACAGAGCACTGCGGTCAACGTGAGCAGAACTGGGAGGTAGGACACAGACCCAGGGTGTGTCCATCAGCCCCTCacatctctttgcttttctttcaggCCAGGAAGCTGGACTGCAGGGTCAACCACCAGCCCGGGAGCAGGGCCTTCCTgaggagaaggggcaggaaggcttcctgggggaGGCGCTGTGTCCCGCCTCATCGGGGGAAGACTGGGAACGGGCGGGCTGGGTCAGGGGCCCCGAGCAGGACCAGGGTCATTGGCGGCAACTCAAGGAAGTCCCAGTTCAGGACGGAAGTCTCAGACTTGGGGAGAGCCTCGGTCGGCTCCCAGAGGTCTCCAGGGTGGAGCCTGCGTGTGTGCCGGAATCTCGGGGTCCGAGCTTGGGGCGGAGCCCTGACGCCGCACGTGAGGAGACGGGCTCCCCGGGACCACAGCCGCGCAACCGGCTCGACCGCGGCGAGGCTTCCACTGTGGCGCGTCCTGTTCCGGAGGCGGAGCTGGCGCGCGGCCAGGCGCCCGACAAGCCCTACAAGTGTGCGGACTGCGGGAAGTCCTTCAACCACAATGCGCACCTCACGGTGCACCGGCGCATCCATACAGGCGAGCGGCCCTACGCGTGCAAGGAATGCGGCAAGGCCTTCAGCCAGAACTCGTCGCTGGTGCAGCACGAGCGCATCCACACGGGCCACAAGCCCTACAAATGCGCCGAATGCGGCAAGTCTTTCTGCCACAGCACGCACCTCACGGTGCACCGGCGCATCCACACGGGCGAGAAGCCCTACGCCTGCCAGGACTGCGGGCGCGCCTTCAACCAGAACTCGTCACTGGGCCGCCACCGGCGCACGCACACCGGCGAGAAGCCGTTCGCCTGCAGCGTGTGCGGCAAGGCCTTTTCGCGGACCACTTGCCTGTTCCTGCATCTGCGGACGCACACGGCCGAGCGGCCCTACGAGTGCAGCCGCTGCGGCAAGGGCTTCAGGCACAGCTCGTCGCTGGCACAGCACCAGCGCAAGCATGCGGGCGACGGGCCCTACGACTGCCGCCAGAGGTTGCTGTTCGCGCCCGCGCCCTCCTGGCCCGAGCCCCTGAGCCCGGGCGAGGGCCCGCCGCGCAGCGACAGGCCCTTCCGGTGCAGCCAGTGTGGCAAGGGTTTCACGCAGAGCTCGCACCTCATCCGCCACCAGATCACACACACCCGAGAGCAGCCCCGGGGCCGGGGCCGCCGGCGCCCGCAGGTCCGCAGCCGCGGCCCGCACCTCGGGCGGCGCCCGCTCGGACCCCCAGAGGAGAGCCCCGGGGGCGGGACGAAGGCGGGGCCGCCCTCCGGCAGGGCACTGGCACTGTTCGACCTCCACGAGATCATGCAGGAAAAGAACCCGGTGCGCGTTATTGGGGTGGAAGAGCCCGCTGTGGGCACGTCCGTGCTGTTTGACATCAGGGAGTCCACGTAGGGAAGGAACGCGGCGGATGACTGTTGAACCACAGGTACAGAAGTGTGGTACGTCCACAAGGTGTGTTTCTGGAAGGGGGCTGAGGGTAGAAACGTCCTCAGATTTCCTAAGGCAGTGGTGCTTGCAAACACCTGAGATCACTGATTCTCCAGAGTCTCAAACCCAATACTCGGAAATGAATTCAGAGGTAACGGAACCTACACACGTGTGTAATGTTGAGAAACCCATACATGTCCCCGTTTTGTAAAGGATAATTAAAGCAAAAGAAACGGTCAGTAGGTAACGTCGGCTGAGTTGCCGTCTTTCCCTGTGGTGGCGACCATCGTGCCTGGAGACTTGGGGCGTTGCCTATGGCTTGCCATCTGGTGCATGGGGTGTGGTGTTACCCACAGAAACATGCGAGGCCTGTGTGCGTGTGATATCCCGAAGTGGTGACTAAGGCTTGGGAAAGGTTTGCACAAAACAAATGCAGCTGCGTTACTGGAAGGTTTTGTTTAAATTCTAAACATGCAGGAATTAATTTATATGTGGAGTCAACCCAAGTCGCAGTTCATATATTATAGAAAGGAGTTTCAGACATACATCCATGGCCGCT
This genomic interval carries:
- the LOC129631247 gene encoding zinc finger protein 8-like, which translates into the protein MDPEEEAAALAMATGPPVERLQEPVTFRDVAVDFTQEEWGQLGPAQRTLYRDVMLETFGHLLSVGPELPKPDVISQLEQGAELWVAERGLAQGCRPGQEAGLQGQPPAREQGLPEEKGQEGFLGEALCPASSGEDWERAGWVRGPEQDQGHWRQLKEVPVQDGSLRLGESLGRLPEVSRVEPACVPESRGPSLGRSPDAAREETGSPGPQPRNRLDRGEASTVARPVPEAELARGQAPDKPYKCADCGKSFNHNAHLTVHRRIHTGERPYACKECGKAFSQNSSLVQHERIHTGHKPYKCAECGKSFCHSTHLTVHRRIHTGEKPYACQDCGRAFNQNSSLGRHRRTHTGEKPFACSVCGKAFSRTTCLFLHLRTHTAERPYECSRCGKGFRHSSSLAQHQRKHAGDGPYDCRQRLLFAPAPSWPEPLSPGEGPPRSDRPFRCSQCGKGFTQSSHLIRHQITHTREQPRGRGRRRPQVRSRGPHLGRRPLGPPEESPGGGTKAGPPSGRALALFDLHEIMQEKNPVRVIGVEEPAVGTSVLFDIREST